A genome region from Brachymonas denitrificans includes the following:
- a CDS encoding NAD(P)/FAD-dependent oxidoreductase produces MKPHDNSISRRQVLGGMAAGGMLLGAPALVQARQASAHVVVVGGGFGGATAARYLRRYHPDVQITLVEPAQRFYTCPFSNLYLAGLREWDSLGHGFDGLRKQGIEVVHASAEQLDARGRTVKLSNGSSLRWDKLVLSPGVDMQWNKLQGYDQAAAEHAPHAWKAGAQTQLLKRQLQAMKDGGTFIMTIPENPFRCPPGPYERAAMVAHYFRQHKPKSKILLLDAKTAFSKQALFMQGWKALYGNMIEWVGQVDDGEVVRVDARRREVETAFGQKHRADVLNVIPPQKAGLIAERAGVTNASGWVPVHGGTFESSQVQDVFVVGDASIAAPMPKSGFAANTQGKLVAAVIAAQLRGQALPQASFSNTCYSLIGPDYGISVAGVYKAEGSRVVEAPDSGGVSPLDADARFRRMEALYGQGWYSAITGDIWGG; encoded by the coding sequence ATGAAACCACATGACAACAGCATCTCCCGCCGCCAGGTTCTGGGCGGCATGGCGGCCGGTGGCATGCTGCTGGGCGCTCCTGCGCTGGTGCAGGCGCGCCAGGCATCTGCCCACGTGGTGGTGGTCGGAGGAGGCTTTGGCGGGGCAACGGCAGCGCGCTATCTGCGCCGCTACCATCCGGATGTGCAGATCACTCTGGTCGAGCCGGCGCAGCGCTTTTACACCTGCCCGTTTTCCAATCTGTACCTGGCGGGATTGCGCGAGTGGGACAGTCTCGGCCATGGCTTTGATGGCTTGCGCAAGCAGGGCATCGAGGTGGTGCACGCGAGCGCAGAGCAGCTTGATGCCAGGGGCAGGACGGTGAAGTTGTCCAACGGCAGTAGCCTGCGCTGGGACAAGCTGGTGCTGTCCCCCGGCGTGGACATGCAATGGAACAAGCTGCAGGGCTATGACCAGGCAGCCGCCGAGCATGCGCCACACGCCTGGAAGGCCGGTGCGCAGACGCAGTTGCTCAAGCGCCAATTGCAGGCCATGAAGGATGGTGGCACCTTCATCATGACGATTCCGGAGAATCCGTTCCGCTGCCCGCCCGGCCCGTATGAGCGTGCGGCCATGGTGGCGCACTATTTCAGGCAGCACAAGCCGAAGTCCAAGATCCTCCTGCTCGATGCCAAGACGGCGTTCTCCAAGCAGGCACTGTTCATGCAGGGCTGGAAGGCGCTGTACGGCAACATGATCGAATGGGTGGGGCAGGTGGACGATGGCGAGGTTGTGCGCGTGGATGCACGCCGGCGCGAGGTCGAGACGGCCTTTGGCCAGAAGCACCGGGCCGATGTGCTCAACGTCATTCCGCCGCAGAAGGCGGGCCTGATCGCAGAACGCGCCGGCGTGACCAACGCAAGCGGCTGGGTGCCGGTGCATGGAGGCACCTTCGAATCCAGCCAGGTGCAGGACGTGTTCGTAGTGGGCGATGCGAGCATTGCCGCTCCCATGCCGAAGTCGGGCTTTGCGGCCAATACGCAGGGCAAGCTGGTGGCAGCCGTGATTGCGGCGCAGCTGCGCGGCCAGGCGTTGCCACAGGCATCGTTTTCCAATACCTGCTACAGCCTGATCGGGCCGGATTACGGCATCTCCGTTGCCGGTGTCTACAAGGCCGAAGGAAGCCGGGTGGTCGAGGCACCGGATTCGGGGGGTGTGAGTCCGCTGGATGCAGACGCCCGTTTCCGCCGCATGGAGGCGCTGTACGGCCAAGGCTGGTACAGCGCCATTACCGGCGATATCTGGGGCGGATGA
- the grxD gene encoding Grx4 family monothiol glutaredoxin, producing the protein MNETQQRIDTLVKGSPIVLFMKGNASFPMCGFSGRAIQILKACGVDPKAVQTVNVLEDDEIRQGIKDYSNWPTIPQLYVKGEFIGGSDIMMEMYESGELQQLLQG; encoded by the coding sequence ATGAACGAAACCCAACAACGCATCGACACCCTGGTCAAAGGCAGCCCCATCGTGCTGTTCATGAAGGGCAACGCCAGCTTCCCCATGTGCGGCTTCTCCGGCCGTGCCATCCAGATCCTGAAGGCCTGCGGCGTCGACCCCAAGGCGGTGCAGACCGTGAACGTGCTGGAAGACGACGAAATCCGCCAGGGCATCAAGGACTACAGCAACTGGCCGACCATTCCCCAGCTCTACGTCAAGGGCGAGTTCATCGGCGGCTCCGACATCATGATGGAGATGTACGAAAGCGGCGAGCTGCAACAGCTGCTGCAGGGCTGA
- the recN gene encoding DNA repair protein RecN produces the protein MALRRIALQDFVIVQALDLDVHNGFTALTGETGAGKSILVDALQLVMGARADAGFVREGCNRTDITAHFDITPALAPLLDEYGIEADAEEGLLLRRVVDSQGKSRGWINGTPATATQLRALGTLLVDIHGQHAWQSLMQPASTRALLDGYGRIDTTAIRTLWQQWQTAREQLEQATQGQEQRQQERERLQWQVAEVDKLGPQADEWPELNSEHQRLAHAQQLLDAAGTALQALEGEQHGLLDTLHTAVHALQEQEHIEPAFAEWTALLASSQTQLEEAQRGLHAYLHRTELDPDRLAQLDQRMSGWISLARRFRVQPEELAATWTGWQQQLQALDAAEDLEALQQAEQGASAAYRKEATRLTGLRKQAADQLGESITSAMQQLGMQGGRFVVDVAPAAQAGSSGADAIDFLVAGHAGSTPRPIAKVASGGELSRIALAIAVTTSQLGTAPTLIFDEVDAGVGGKVAHTVGQLMQQLGQDRQVLAVTHLPQVAACANHHLRVFKTAGGTQPATVSSAEMLAENERLHEIARMLGGDAESSTTLAHAGEMLLKARSRTPA, from the coding sequence ATGGCGCTACGGCGTATTGCCCTGCAGGATTTCGTGATCGTGCAGGCTCTGGATCTGGACGTTCACAACGGCTTTACCGCGCTCACAGGCGAGACCGGCGCGGGCAAATCCATTCTGGTGGACGCCCTGCAACTGGTGATGGGCGCCCGTGCCGATGCCGGCTTCGTGCGCGAAGGCTGCAATCGCACCGACATCACTGCACATTTCGACATCACCCCTGCGCTGGCACCTCTGCTGGACGAATACGGCATCGAGGCGGATGCCGAAGAAGGCCTGCTGCTGCGCCGCGTGGTTGACAGCCAGGGCAAGAGCCGCGGCTGGATCAACGGCACGCCCGCCACCGCCACGCAGTTGCGTGCGCTGGGCACCCTGCTGGTGGACATCCACGGCCAGCACGCCTGGCAAAGCCTGATGCAGCCGGCAAGCACACGCGCCCTGCTCGACGGCTACGGCCGCATTGACACCACGGCCATCCGCACGCTCTGGCAGCAATGGCAAACTGCCCGCGAGCAGCTGGAGCAGGCCACCCAGGGCCAGGAACAGCGCCAGCAGGAACGCGAGCGCCTGCAGTGGCAGGTCGCCGAAGTCGACAAGCTCGGCCCCCAGGCCGATGAATGGCCCGAACTCAACAGCGAACACCAGCGCCTGGCCCATGCCCAGCAGTTGCTGGATGCCGCAGGCACCGCCCTGCAGGCACTGGAAGGTGAACAGCACGGTCTGCTCGACACCCTGCACACCGCCGTGCACGCACTGCAGGAGCAGGAGCATATCGAGCCGGCCTTTGCCGAATGGACTGCCCTGCTCGCCAGCAGCCAGACCCAGCTGGAAGAGGCCCAGCGTGGCCTGCACGCCTATCTGCACCGCACCGAACTCGACCCGGACCGCCTGGCCCAGCTGGACCAGCGCATGTCCGGCTGGATCTCGCTGGCACGGCGTTTCCGCGTGCAACCAGAAGAACTGGCCGCCACCTGGACCGGCTGGCAGCAGCAGCTGCAGGCGCTGGATGCCGCCGAGGATCTGGAGGCCCTGCAGCAAGCCGAACAGGGGGCCAGCGCCGCCTATCGGAAGGAAGCCACACGCCTGACCGGCCTGCGCAAGCAGGCGGCAGACCAGTTGGGCGAAAGCATCACCAGTGCCATGCAGCAGCTCGGCATGCAGGGCGGCCGCTTTGTGGTGGACGTTGCCCCGGCTGCGCAAGCCGGCAGCAGCGGCGCCGATGCCATCGATTTCCTGGTGGCCGGCCATGCGGGCAGCACGCCGCGGCCCATCGCCAAGGTGGCCTCCGGCGGCGAACTGTCCCGCATCGCACTGGCCATTGCCGTCACCACCAGCCAGCTGGGCACGGCGCCCACGCTGATCTTCGATGAAGTGGATGCCGGCGTGGGCGGCAAGGTCGCGCACACCGTAGGCCAGCTGATGCAGCAACTGGGGCAGGACCGGCAAGTACTGGCCGTCACCCACCTGCCGCAGGTAGCCGCGTGTGCCAACCACCATCTGCGCGTGTTCAAGACCGCGGGCGGCACGCAGCCCGCCACCGTCAGCAGCGCCGAAATGCTGGCCGAAAACGAACGCCTGCACGAAATCGCCCGCATGCTGGGCGGTGACGCCGAATCGTCCACCACCTTGGCCCACGCCGGCGAAATGCTGCTCAAGGCCCGATCCCGCACGCCCGCGTAA
- a CDS encoding NAD kinase: MKPQFHHVGLIGKFLQSNNLQQASHSEGTPPEIMLAVAECLERNGCQVAMEFRAAEMTGLNARYPSLEMVEIGEQCDLAVVVGGDGTMLGAARTLAPAKVPLIGINQGRLGFITDIPLGRICETLPPMLRGEYIEDHRSMMLGQVKRGESTVFEAIAFNDVVINRGSTAGMVELRIEVDGHFVSNQRADGLIVSTSTGSTAYSLSAGGPLLHPSVAGWVLVPIAPHTLSNRPIVLSDSSEISIEVVSGRKASANFDTQSLSSLQSGDRVVVRRSDHEALFLHPRGWNYFDTLREKLHWNSGSN; this comes from the coding sequence ATGAAGCCCCAATTTCACCACGTCGGACTGATTGGAAAATTCCTGCAAAGCAATAACCTGCAGCAGGCTTCTCATTCCGAAGGCACTCCCCCCGAAATCATGCTGGCCGTGGCCGAATGTCTGGAACGCAACGGCTGCCAGGTGGCCATGGAATTCCGCGCGGCCGAGATGACCGGCCTCAATGCCCGCTACCCCTCGCTGGAGATGGTCGAGATCGGCGAACAGTGCGATCTGGCCGTGGTGGTGGGCGGCGACGGTACCATGCTCGGCGCTGCGCGCACGCTGGCTCCTGCCAAGGTGCCGCTCATTGGCATCAACCAAGGACGCCTAGGCTTTATTACTGACATTCCCCTGGGCCGCATCTGTGAAACCCTGCCCCCCATGCTGCGCGGCGAATACATCGAAGACCACCGCAGCATGATGCTGGGCCAGGTCAAGCGTGGCGAAAGCACCGTGTTCGAGGCGATTGCCTTCAATGACGTGGTGATCAACCGCGGCAGCACGGCGGGCATGGTGGAACTGCGCATCGAGGTCGACGGGCATTTCGTGTCCAACCAGCGCGCCGACGGTCTGATCGTGTCCACCTCCACCGGCTCCACGGCCTATTCGCTGTCGGCCGGTGGTCCGCTGCTGCACCCGTCGGTGGCCGGATGGGTGCTGGTGCCGATTGCCCCGCACACCCTCTCCAACCGCCCCATTGTGCTCAGTGATTCGAGCGAAATCAGCATCGAGGTGGTCTCCGGCCGCAAGGCCAGCGCCAACTTCGACACGCAATCGCTTTCCTCGCTGCAATCCGGCGATCGCGTGGTGGTGCGCCGCTCGGATCACGAAGCTCTGTTCCTGCACCCGCGTGGCTGGAACTATTTCGACACCCTGCGCGAAAAGCTGCACTGGAACAGCGGGAGCAACTGA
- a CDS encoding FAD-dependent oxidoreductase has product MKRRTFMAAPPAIALGAAASTPLSALAAPAVLTPDTRLLPRHAKGPRIVVCGGGWGGLTAARYLRQWVPNADVVVLERNPTFWSGPMSNKWLVDIVNTDFVHHDMSHAANKYGYRLIQTEVSGFDRAKRIVRTAHGQLDYDYLILAGGIRDNFEGWLGEDREAIAYTSQRFNSAYIPNARMLALKSRVKNFKRGTLVMTLPPPPHRCPPSPYERACLIAWHIKKNKIPGKIVILDPKPKIGPIGEGYRQAFEELYPEIITHVPNAGVKSLDPYKKRIVTAAGEYDFDEAILMPQHQAADMVWHAGLIGKTEQGKPTGWADMDPRFYTARSDDRVYFVGDLMGAISPQFGYYPKSGHVANAIGKIVARNISERVAGKEVVARLPDNLCYMMVNGDPQEEIAVKFEYEVDKASGHVHQTQVDIDVRTTEMVKEDFAWIKGRFDDFLF; this is encoded by the coding sequence ATGAAACGCAGAACCTTCATGGCTGCGCCGCCGGCTATTGCGCTGGGCGCCGCAGCGAGCACACCCTTGTCCGCACTGGCGGCTCCCGCCGTCCTGACTCCTGATACCCGCTTGCTGCCTCGCCATGCCAAGGGGCCGCGCATCGTCGTCTGTGGCGGCGGCTGGGGTGGGCTCACCGCTGCACGCTACCTGCGCCAGTGGGTTCCCAATGCCGATGTCGTGGTGCTGGAGCGCAACCCGACGTTCTGGTCCGGCCCCATGAGCAACAAGTGGCTGGTGGACATTGTCAACACCGATTTCGTGCACCACGACATGTCGCACGCGGCGAACAAGTATGGCTATCGCCTGATTCAGACCGAGGTCAGCGGCTTTGATCGCGCCAAGCGTATCGTGCGTACGGCGCATGGCCAGCTGGACTATGACTACCTGATCCTGGCCGGCGGTATCCGCGACAACTTCGAGGGCTGGCTGGGTGAAGACCGGGAAGCTATCGCCTATACCAGCCAGCGCTTCAACAGCGCCTACATCCCCAACGCCCGCATGCTGGCGCTGAAGAGCAGGGTGAAGAACTTCAAGCGCGGCACGCTGGTGATGACGTTGCCGCCGCCGCCGCACCGCTGCCCGCCGTCCCCCTACGAACGTGCCTGCCTGATTGCATGGCATATCAAGAAGAACAAAATTCCGGGCAAGATCGTGATTCTGGATCCCAAGCCCAAGATCGGACCGATCGGGGAGGGCTACCGCCAGGCGTTCGAGGAGTTGTATCCGGAGATCATCACGCATGTGCCGAATGCCGGCGTGAAGAGCCTGGATCCGTACAAGAAGCGCATTGTCACTGCGGCTGGCGAATATGACTTCGACGAGGCCATCCTGATGCCACAGCACCAGGCGGCCGACATGGTCTGGCATGCCGGCCTGATCGGCAAGACCGAGCAGGGCAAGCCGACAGGTTGGGCGGACATGGATCCGCGTTTCTACACGGCCCGCTCCGACGACCGCGTTTATTTCGTGGGCGACCTGATGGGTGCCATTTCGCCGCAGTTCGGCTACTACCCCAAGAGCGGGCACGTGGCCAACGCCATCGGCAAGATCGTGGCGCGTAACATCTCGGAGCGTGTGGCTGGCAAGGAAGTGGTGGCAAGGCTGCCGGACAACCTCTGCTACATGATGGTGAACGGCGATCCGCAGGAAGAAATTGCGGTCAAGTTCGAGTATGAGGTGGACAAGGCCAGCGGCCACGTGCACCAGACGCAGGTCGACATCGATGTGCGGACCACGGAGATGGTGAAGGAAGACTTTGCCTGGATCAAGGGGCGGTTTGATGACTTCCTGTTCTGA
- a CDS encoding thiosulfate oxidation carrier protein SoxY, translating to MTSCSERGLAMPMRRQLMKGAAAGAGLGVLSPVLLAQNADAPVSPAVTALVNDFLKGGKPLGEGLKLGLPVLGDNPSSVPIKVSLTLPIDARNWCEELILIAESNPVPLASRFRFFPAMGTAEAAVRLRLIASQNIRALARMNDGRVLMVRQFIQVAPGSCGL from the coding sequence ATGACTTCCTGTTCTGAGCGCGGGCTGGCGATGCCGATGCGTCGCCAGCTGATGAAGGGCGCTGCGGCAGGGGCGGGGCTGGGCGTGCTGTCGCCGGTGTTGCTGGCGCAGAATGCGGATGCACCGGTGAGCCCGGCAGTGACTGCACTGGTGAATGACTTTCTCAAGGGCGGAAAGCCGCTGGGCGAAGGCCTGAAGCTGGGCCTTCCGGTGCTGGGCGACAACCCGTCCTCGGTGCCGATCAAGGTGAGCTTGACCTTGCCGATCGACGCAAGGAACTGGTGCGAGGAGCTGATACTGATTGCCGAGAGCAATCCGGTGCCGCTGGCGAGCCGCTTCCGGTTTTTCCCGGCCATGGGGACGGCTGAGGCGGCGGTTCGCCTGCGTCTGATTGCCTCGCAGAATATCCGCGCCCTGGCACGCATGAATGATGGCCGCGTGCTGATGGTGCGGCAGTTCATCCAGGTGGCACCCGGCAGCTGCGGGCTGTGA
- the hrcA gene encoding heat-inducible transcriptional repressor HrcA, producing MLDDRAKLLLKTLVDRYIADGQPVGSRTLSQTAGLELSPATIRNVMADLENLGLIASPHTSAGRIPTARGYRLFVDTMLTADPAHLSVSMPTLALPPEQPQKVIANAANMLSSLSQFVGVVMSPRRGSVFRHIEFLRLSEKRVLVIIVSPEGDVQNRVLFTETDFDQSQLVEAANYLNAHYSGLALEQVSVRLKDEVETLRGEIAALMQAAIAASTEAMQEHEQDVVIAGERNLLSVSDFSSDMSQLRRAFDLFEQKTTLMRLLDESSQAAGVHIYIGGESQVVPVEELSVVSAPYSVDGTVVGTLGVIGPVRMPYQRMVEIVDIASRLVSNALSQR from the coding sequence ATGCTCGACGATCGTGCCAAGTTGCTGCTCAAGACCCTGGTCGACCGCTACATCGCGGACGGCCAGCCCGTGGGTTCCCGTACGCTCTCGCAAACCGCGGGGCTGGAACTGTCGCCGGCCACCATCCGCAACGTGATGGCGGACCTTGAAAACCTGGGCCTGATCGCCAGCCCCCATACCTCCGCAGGGCGCATCCCGACGGCGCGCGGCTACCGGCTGTTTGTGGACACCATGCTCACGGCCGATCCGGCGCATCTGTCCGTTTCCATGCCCACGCTCGCCCTGCCGCCCGAGCAGCCGCAGAAGGTCATCGCCAATGCTGCCAACATGCTGTCGAGCCTGTCGCAGTTCGTGGGCGTGGTGATGAGCCCGCGGCGCGGGTCCGTCTTTCGGCATATCGAATTCCTGCGCCTGTCGGAAAAACGGGTGCTGGTGATCATCGTCTCGCCGGAAGGGGATGTGCAGAATCGCGTCCTGTTTACCGAAACCGATTTCGACCAGAGCCAGCTGGTGGAAGCCGCCAATTATCTGAACGCACATTACAGCGGGCTTGCACTGGAGCAGGTGAGCGTGCGCCTGAAGGACGAGGTGGAAACCCTGCGTGGTGAAATTGCCGCGCTGATGCAGGCCGCCATCGCGGCCAGCACCGAGGCCATGCAGGAGCATGAGCAGGATGTGGTGATTGCAGGGGAGCGCAACCTGCTGTCTGTGAGCGATTTTTCCAGCGACATGTCGCAGTTGCGCCGCGCGTTTGACCTGTTCGAGCAGAAGACCACACTGATGCGTCTGCTGGACGAATCGAGCCAGGCGGCGGGCGTGCATATCTACATCGGCGGCGAGAGCCAGGTGGTGCCGGTGGAGGAGCTCTCGGTGGTGAGTGCGCCTTACAGCGTGGATGGCACGGTGGTGGGCACGCTGGGAGTGATCGGGCCGGTGCGCATGCCGTATCAGCGCATGGTGGAGATTGTGGACATCGCTTCACGGCTGGTGAGCAATGCGCTGAGCCAGCGCTGA
- a CDS encoding c-type cytochrome produces MLLGLAPAAVVMAQQQPHLSSMAVAAATCANCHGTDGRSPGIIPSIAGQPKDRLLQRLQDFKAGIDPRATVMTRLMKGYSEDELRDLAGYFSEVPR; encoded by the coding sequence TTGCTGCTGGGCCTGGCGCCGGCTGCTGTGGTGATGGCGCAGCAACAGCCGCATTTGTCGTCCATGGCGGTTGCGGCAGCCACCTGTGCCAACTGTCATGGCACGGATGGCCGTTCGCCCGGAATCATCCCCTCCATCGCCGGTCAGCCGAAAGACAGGCTGTTGCAGCGTTTGCAGGATTTCAAGGCCGGCATTGATCCGCGTGCCACGGTGATGACGCGCCTGATGAAAGGCTACAGCGAGGACGAGTTGAGAGATCTCGCCGGATATTTTTCGGAGGTGCCCCGATGA
- a CDS encoding hemolysin family protein, giving the protein MSFTQSLVILLALIAASSFFSMAEISLAASRRVRLRQMADDGDPRADTVMHVQEQPGYYFTAVQIGQNAVAILGGIVGEGSLSPYIADALYWINNPVVLRHLSAALSFIAIISAFILLSDLLPKRIGMSQPEKFAVRLIRPMQACVALLKPIVWFYSRITDLVLRVSGMPAQRDDRVTPDDILSLAEAGAQSGLLARNEQRVIENVFELDSITVASAMTTRDRIAWFNVDDSDTIIRVRITEEPYSTYPVVQDDLDHVIGYVDAKDLFQRALKNEAIDLHDPALLHKVLVVPAQLTLAEVLEQFRQVHEDFAVVVNEYSMVVGVVTLNDVMSTVMGDLVAMDEEEMIVRRDDSSWLIDGITPIGDVQRALGIDTLPEDDSYETLAGFLMVMLRRIPKRTDTVTVGNFTFEVMDVDSYRIDQVMVTRTTLQDSV; this is encoded by the coding sequence ATGAGTTTTACCCAGAGTCTTGTCATCCTGCTGGCCCTGATCGCGGCCTCCTCCTTCTTTTCCATGGCGGAAATCTCGCTGGCTGCTTCGCGCCGCGTCCGCCTGCGGCAAATGGCCGATGACGGAGACCCCCGCGCAGACACTGTCATGCATGTGCAGGAACAGCCTGGGTATTACTTCACCGCCGTCCAGATCGGGCAGAACGCCGTCGCCATCCTGGGCGGCATCGTGGGGGAAGGCAGTCTTTCCCCCTATATCGCCGATGCGCTGTACTGGATCAACAATCCCGTCGTGCTGCGCCACCTGAGCGCCGCCCTCTCCTTCATCGCGATCATCTCGGCCTTCATCCTGCTGTCCGACCTGCTGCCCAAGCGCATTGGCATGAGCCAGCCGGAAAAATTTGCCGTGCGCCTGATCCGCCCCATGCAGGCCTGCGTTGCGCTGCTCAAGCCCATCGTGTGGTTCTATAGCCGCATCACCGATCTGGTGCTGCGCGTATCGGGCATGCCGGCACAGCGCGATGACCGCGTCACGCCCGACGACATCCTCTCGCTGGCCGAAGCCGGCGCACAATCGGGCCTGCTCGCGCGCAACGAGCAGCGCGTGATCGAAAACGTGTTCGAACTGGACAGCATCACCGTGGCCAGCGCCATGACCACGCGCGACCGCATCGCCTGGTTCAATGTCGACGACTCCGACACCATCATCCGCGTCCGCATCACCGAAGAGCCCTACTCCACCTACCCCGTGGTGCAGGATGACCTGGACCACGTGATCGGCTATGTGGATGCCAAGGACCTGTTCCAGCGTGCCCTCAAGAACGAAGCCATCGACCTGCACGACCCCGCCCTGCTGCACAAGGTGCTGGTGGTGCCCGCGCAGCTGACCCTGGCCGAAGTGCTGGAACAGTTCCGCCAGGTGCACGAGGACTTTGCCGTGGTGGTCAACGAATACAGCATGGTTGTCGGCGTGGTCACCCTCAACGACGTGATGAGCACGGTGATGGGCGATCTGGTGGCCATGGACGAAGAGGAAATGATCGTGCGCCGGGATGACAGTTCCTGGCTGATCGACGGCATCACACCCATTGGCGACGTGCAGCGCGCCCTGGGCATCGACACCCTGCCGGAAGACGACAGCTACGAAACCCTGGCCGGCTTCCTGATGGTGATGCTGCGCCGCATCCCCAAGCGGACCGATACGGTGACGGTGGGGAATTTCACGTTCGAAGTGATGGACGTGGACAGCTACCGGATTGACCAGGTGATGGTGACGCGCACCACCCTGCAAGATAGCGTGTGA
- a CDS encoding thiosulfate oxidation carrier complex protein SoxZ: MIKPPRIWISNATPAKGERVRVRAQVTHRMETGLRNDDGGKAILRNIVNRFEASLGGQPLFEWNPQISVAIDPYIEFVFVADKSGTLNMVWTDDAGTKQTAARDVTVAG, translated from the coding sequence ATGATCAAACCCCCACGTATCTGGATCAGCAATGCGACCCCGGCCAAGGGCGAACGTGTGCGCGTGCGAGCGCAGGTGACGCATCGCATGGAAACGGGCCTGCGCAACGACGATGGCGGCAAGGCCATTCTGCGCAACATCGTGAACCGGTTCGAGGCATCGCTCGGTGGTCAGCCGCTGTTCGAATGGAACCCGCAGATCTCGGTGGCGATCGATCCCTACATCGAGTTCGTGTTCGTGGCGGACAAGTCCGGCACGCTGAACATGGTGTGGACCGATGACGCAGGCACTAAGCAGACCGCTGCGCGTGATGTGACAGTGGCTGGCTGA